A genomic window from Algoriphagus sp. Y33 includes:
- a CDS encoding N-acetylmuramoyl-L-alanine amidase produces MGFTRITSAVLLIFTIIAFASCSKDIYRKNNKAHKKAVKEVTAFIQEIPKTKAELNYDTLSISDEWVGTANFGIRKPNYVIIHHTAQDSLAQTLATFTLSRTQVSSHYVVGRDGEIVQMLNDYLRSWHAGKGRWGNDTDLNSSSIGIELDNNGSEPFTTAQIESLLVLLKRLKWKYGIPTANFIGHSDIAPSRKIDPSSYFPWKKLAEEGFGMWYDEEVVFPVLAHHDNVLLPIGTTDLLPENVLDPILALRIIGYDVSDYKAAIRSFKLHFIQRDVDSELTEVDKRILDNLYKKYL; encoded by the coding sequence ATGGGTTTCACTAGAATCACCTCTGCTGTTTTATTGATTTTTACGATCATAGCTTTTGCTTCATGCTCAAAAGACATCTATCGAAAGAACAACAAAGCGCATAAAAAAGCTGTAAAAGAAGTCACGGCTTTCATCCAAGAAATCCCTAAAACCAAAGCTGAACTTAATTACGACACATTGAGTATCAGCGATGAGTGGGTAGGGACTGCCAACTTCGGAATCCGCAAGCCAAACTATGTGATTATTCATCATACGGCTCAGGATTCGTTGGCTCAAACGCTTGCTACTTTCACCCTTAGCAGAACTCAGGTGAGTTCACATTATGTGGTCGGTAGAGATGGTGAAATAGTGCAGATGTTAAATGATTATCTGCGCTCTTGGCATGCAGGAAAAGGACGCTGGGGAAATGATACCGATCTCAATTCATCATCTATTGGTATCGAGTTGGATAATAACGGAAGTGAGCCGTTCACTACTGCACAGATAGAAAGTCTCTTGGTATTACTAAAGCGGCTAAAGTGGAAATACGGGATTCCCACTGCTAACTTTATCGGTCATTCTGATATAGCTCCCTCACGAAAGATTGATCCAAGCTCTTACTTTCCTTGGAAAAAGCTGGCCGAAGAAGGTTTTGGAATGTGGTATGATGAAGAGGTAGTTTTTCCGGTATTAGCGCATCATGACAATGTGCTACTTCCAATCGGGACGACTGATTTATTGCCGGAAAATGTGCTAGATCCTATTCTGGCACTTAGAATCATCGGGTATGATGTGAGTGATTACAAAGCTGCAATTCGATCTTTTAAACTCCACTTCATCCAGCGGGATGTGGACTCGGAATTGACAGAGGTTGATAAGCGAATTTTGGATAATCTGTATAAAAAATATCTCTAG
- a CDS encoding glycoside hydrolase family 15 protein, which produces MKKHTYGSGVIGNCAYIAHVELDTNISWMCLPRFDSDFIFGGMLDRKKGGEFTIHPEADDFTSSQVYLENTNVLKTTVVSGEDSYSVTDFAPRFKNFDRYYKPLMLIRKIEAVSGSPKILIKCQPSSERGSRLLKASMGSNHIRFMDTDQELRLSTNAPLSYIMDGKAFSLNKPVYLVLTYGRPLEAPIETTSERFLQATTSYWQEWVKSTSISNFHQKLVLRSALILKIHQYEDTGAIIAASTTSLPESPESTRNWDYRYCWIRDSYYTLTCFNSLGHFEELEKYFEFIHNLKTGSDGRYQPLYSITGDSLLTEEISELAGYLDNKPVRFGNQAYTHIQNDLYGQVLVSLLPLYSDQRFTEEERSSSKPMIMNLLDKIEATMNEKDAGLWEFRNLAQEHCYTFLFHWAGACAAAKIGIRLKDDNLYQKAIVLKDMAVAKIEECYLPDRKAYAQAIGSTYMDASTLQLITMGYFGDDLERANNHLKALEDELLAKDFLFYRYKHMDDFGVPETTFLICAFWYIEALACVGRLDEAVEGFETLVKYCNHLQLFSEDVDQKTGSQWGNFPQAYSHVGLMNAAFRIGKKLDRPNFL; this is translated from the coding sequence ATGAAAAAACATACCTATGGAAGTGGGGTGATAGGCAACTGTGCCTATATCGCCCATGTGGAACTGGACACCAATATAAGCTGGATGTGCTTGCCAAGATTTGATTCTGACTTTATTTTTGGGGGAATGCTTGACAGGAAGAAAGGTGGAGAGTTCACAATACATCCTGAAGCTGATGATTTTACTTCCTCCCAAGTTTATCTCGAAAACACGAATGTCCTAAAGACTACCGTAGTATCTGGCGAGGATAGTTATTCGGTCACTGATTTTGCGCCCAGATTCAAGAACTTTGACCGATACTATAAGCCTCTAATGTTGATCAGAAAGATCGAAGCGGTCTCGGGTTCTCCCAAAATTCTCATCAAATGCCAGCCTTCCTCGGAACGTGGTTCTAGATTGCTAAAAGCCAGTATGGGGAGCAATCATATTCGGTTTATGGATACAGATCAAGAGTTGAGATTGTCCACCAACGCGCCACTGAGCTATATTATGGATGGAAAGGCATTTTCTTTGAATAAGCCGGTTTATTTGGTGCTTACCTACGGTAGACCGCTAGAAGCTCCAATCGAAACTACTTCTGAGCGGTTTCTTCAGGCCACCACAAGCTACTGGCAGGAATGGGTTAAGTCTACTAGTATCTCCAATTTTCATCAGAAGCTCGTACTTCGATCTGCATTGATCCTCAAAATCCACCAGTACGAGGACACCGGTGCAATCATCGCCGCTTCTACCACAAGCTTACCGGAGTCACCGGAATCTACCCGGAACTGGGATTACCGCTATTGCTGGATCCGTGACAGCTATTACACGCTTACCTGTTTTAATAGTCTGGGGCACTTCGAGGAGCTGGAGAAGTATTTTGAATTTATTCACAACTTAAAGACCGGTTCTGATGGGCGTTACCAGCCACTTTATTCGATCACCGGTGATTCGCTATTGACTGAAGAAATCTCCGAACTTGCCGGTTATTTGGATAATAAGCCTGTTCGTTTTGGGAATCAAGCATATACACATATTCAGAATGACTTATATGGTCAGGTATTGGTGTCGTTATTGCCTCTTTATTCTGATCAGCGTTTCACTGAAGAAGAGAGAAGCAGTTCAAAACCTATGATTATGAATTTGCTCGATAAGATCGAAGCAACTATGAATGAGAAAGATGCCGGACTTTGGGAATTTAGAAATCTTGCACAAGAGCATTGCTACACCTTCTTATTTCACTGGGCAGGAGCATGCGCTGCCGCAAAAATCGGTATCAGATTGAAGGATGATAATTTATATCAGAAGGCGATTGTACTGAAAGACATGGCCGTCGCCAAAATCGAGGAATGTTATCTACCTGATAGAAAAGCCTATGCACAGGCCATAGGATCTACTTACATGGATGCGTCTACACTTCAGCTGATCACTATGGGATATTTTGGGGATGATCTGGAGCGGGCCAATAATCACCTCAAGGCACTGGAGGATGAGCTTTTGGCAAAGGACTTTTTATTCTATCGGTACAAGCATATGGACGATTTTGGAGTGCCTGAGACCACTTTCTTGATCTGTGCATTCTGGTATATAGAAGCTTTGGCATGCGTGGGAAGGCTTGACGAGGCGGTAGAAGGCTTCGAGACACTGGTGAAGTATTGCAATCACCTGCAGCTCTTCTCAGAAGATGTAGATCAGAAGACAGGGAGCCAATGGGGGAATTTTCCTCAAGCCTATTCTCACGTCGGCTTGATGAATGCTGCTTTCCGGATCGGGAAAAAACTGGACAGACCTAATTTCTTGTAA
- the nadD gene encoding nicotinate (nicotinamide) nucleotide adenylyltransferase: MKIGLYFGSFNPIHIGHLIIADTLHDRTDLDQVWFVVSPQNPLKKRQSLIHEFDRLRMVELAIEDNFHFRASDAEFSMPKPSYTIDTLAYLTDQYPQHQFCLFLGSDNLTQLKRWKNYQTILDNYEIFVYPRPGEAKAFEHPNIKLIDAPLLDISATFIRKSIIEGKSVKYLLPDGVADYIRDKKLYV, encoded by the coding sequence TTGAAAATCGGTCTTTACTTCGGTTCCTTTAATCCCATCCATATTGGCCATCTGATTATTGCCGACACGCTACATGACCGTACAGATTTGGATCAGGTTTGGTTTGTGGTAAGCCCTCAAAATCCCCTAAAAAAACGACAGTCTTTAATTCATGAGTTTGACAGACTGCGAATGGTGGAGCTGGCAATCGAAGACAATTTTCATTTTCGTGCTTCGGATGCGGAGTTCTCTATGCCCAAACCAAGTTATACCATAGATACGCTTGCGTATCTTACCGACCAGTATCCACAGCATCAGTTTTGTTTGTTTTTGGGTTCGGACAATCTTACCCAGCTTAAGCGTTGGAAGAACTATCAGACCATCTTGGACAATTATGAGATCTTCGTCTATCCACGTCCTGGTGAAGCGAAGGCTTTCGAACATCCGAATATCAAGTTGATCGATGCACCATTGCTGGATATTTCGGCAACTTTTATCCGTAAATCCATTATCGAAGGCAAGTCTGTAAAATACCTGCTTCCTGATGGAGTGGCGGATTATATCCGGGATAAGAAGCTGTATGTGTGA
- the gmk gene encoding guanylate kinase, with translation MTTGKAIIFSAPSGSGKTSLVKHLIQTIPNLGFSISACTRDKRGRHEVHGKDYYFLSQEEFIKKIDEDAFIEWEEVYAGNFYGTLKEEIQRIWESGKAVIFDVDVKGGLALKKYFGEQALAIFVKVPNLDVLAERLNDRGTETEESLSRRLFKAQFESKFEPQFDVTVVNDDFEKSSAEAEYLVSEFLSR, from the coding sequence ATGACGACAGGTAAAGCAATTATTTTTTCTGCTCCTTCCGGATCGGGGAAGACTTCTTTAGTGAAGCATCTGATTCAAACCATCCCAAATTTGGGATTTTCTATTTCTGCCTGTACACGTGACAAGCGTGGGCGACATGAGGTTCATGGCAAAGATTACTACTTTCTCTCTCAGGAGGAATTCATCAAAAAAATAGACGAGGACGCATTTATCGAGTGGGAAGAGGTCTATGCGGGCAATTTCTATGGTACGCTCAAAGAGGAAATTCAGCGTATTTGGGAGTCTGGCAAGGCAGTGATTTTCGATGTGGATGTGAAGGGCGGACTTGCTCTGAAAAAGTACTTTGGAGAGCAGGCTTTGGCGATTTTTGTAAAGGTACCCAATCTCGATGTGCTGGCTGAGCGGCTAAATGACCGTGGTACAGAGACAGAAGAATCCCTTTCCCGACGTTTGTTCAAAGCTCAGTTCGAATCGAAATTTGAGCCGCAGTTTGACGTTACTGTCGTGAATGACGATTTTGAGAAGTCCAGTGCGGAAGCTGAATATCTGGTGAGCGAATTTTTATCCAGATAG
- a CDS encoding anti-sigma factor, with protein MEMNDKPSGERKRQCSDESKCFELLESILDGDLKDSGKEVLREKLAKCQPCFEHYHLEQAIRDVLKTKCTKHAVPTELADCIRQKIQDIK; from the coding sequence ATGGAAATGAATGATAAACCATCTGGAGAGCGAAAGAGGCAATGCAGCGACGAGAGCAAATGCTTCGAGCTGCTTGAAAGTATTTTGGACGGAGACCTGAAAGATTCCGGCAAGGAAGTCTTGAGAGAAAAGTTAGCCAAGTGCCAACCATGCTTTGAACATTACCATTTGGAACAAGCTATCCGTGATGTATTGAAAACAAAATGCACCAAACACGCTGTGCCTACTGAATTGGCTGACTGTATACGCCAGAAGATTCAGGATATTAAATAG
- a CDS encoding sigma-70 family RNA polymerase sigma factor, with the protein MSEVQRRKYSQEEKNAIFDGEFMPHIDSMYNFGYRLTFDEDDAKDLVQDTYLKAYRFINSFEQGTNAKAWLFRILKNSFINEYRKKSKQPTKVDYQEVETYYNSDDVHYQSTSDLRAESVKDMLGDEISNALNSLAVDFRTVIILCDLEGFTYEEMAKILDIPIGTVRSRLHRARNLLKEKLQGYAHNMGYNTDEDEEEE; encoded by the coding sequence ATGTCGGAAGTTCAGCGCAGAAAATATTCTCAGGAAGAGAAAAATGCCATCTTCGATGGGGAGTTTATGCCACACATAGACTCAATGTACAATTTTGGCTACAGGCTCACCTTCGATGAAGATGATGCAAAAGATCTTGTACAGGACACTTACCTGAAAGCCTATCGTTTTATCAACTCATTTGAGCAGGGTACCAATGCTAAAGCTTGGCTTTTTAGAATTTTGAAAAACAGCTTTATCAATGAGTACAGGAAGAAATCCAAGCAACCTACGAAGGTAGATTATCAGGAAGTTGAAACTTATTACAACTCGGATGATGTTCACTACCAAAGTACTAGCGATCTCAGGGCAGAATCCGTCAAGGATATGCTCGGTGATGAGATCTCTAATGCCCTTAATAGCCTTGCAGTGGATTTTCGCACAGTGATTATCTTGTGTGACTTAGAAGGGTTCACTTATGAGGAGATGGCCAAGATTCTGGATATTCCTATCGGAACGGTGAGATCCAGATTGCACCGCGCAAGAAATCTTTTGAAAGAAAAACTTCAAGGATATGCCCACAATATGGGATACAATACAGACGAAGATGAAGAGGAGGAATAG
- a CDS encoding lysophospholipid acyltransferase family protein, producing MFFFRLLSRLPLPVLYLFSDLLYLIARYVISYRKKVIDENLRYAFPQKTPLERKKIRNKFYRNFTDAFFAETIKMLTISEKELKQRFQVINQDLVDNPVKSGKSSLMMAGHVFNWEMAILGVALNTEVTAETVYLKLNNSFFNNLMLKIRTHFGGVMTEKSAFRRSMITMRGTPRIVHLAADQRPRVSDSRYTREFMNRPALFFEGGEVLAKKMDLPVFFGTMTKIKRGHYRFEFSPLATPPYIDHTQHSITDEFCRRLEDNIRAQPDLYLWSHKRWKI from the coding sequence ATGTTTTTCTTTAGACTGCTTTCAAGGCTTCCTTTGCCTGTTCTATACCTGTTTTCAGATCTGCTCTATCTTATAGCCAGATATGTGATCAGCTACCGCAAAAAGGTTATTGACGAGAATCTGCGCTATGCGTTTCCTCAGAAAACTCCTCTAGAACGGAAAAAAATAAGAAATAAATTTTACCGAAACTTCACCGATGCTTTTTTTGCCGAGACGATAAAAATGCTGACAATCTCCGAGAAGGAACTCAAGCAAAGATTTCAAGTGATCAATCAAGACCTTGTTGATAATCCTGTAAAAAGCGGTAAAAGTTCGCTAATGATGGCTGGTCATGTGTTTAATTGGGAAATGGCAATTCTCGGAGTAGCGCTGAATACTGAAGTGACAGCAGAAACCGTTTACCTCAAGCTGAACAATTCATTCTTCAACAACCTCATGTTGAAGATCAGAACTCATTTCGGAGGAGTAATGACAGAAAAAAGCGCATTCAGACGCAGTATGATCACTATGAGAGGCACTCCTAGAATCGTCCATCTGGCGGCGGATCAAAGACCGCGTGTATCAGACAGCCGTTATACCAGGGAGTTTATGAACAGACCCGCATTGTTTTTCGAAGGCGGAGAGGTTTTGGCCAAGAAAATGGACCTACCCGTTTTCTTTGGAACAATGACCAAAATAAAACGGGGACATTACAGGTTTGAATTCTCTCCTTTGGCCACTCCGCCTTATATAGACCATACTCAGCATAGTATCACAGATGAATTTTGCCGGAGACTGGAGGACAATATCCGCGCACAACCGGATCTATACCTATGGAGTCATAAGCGCTGGAAAATTTAA
- a CDS encoding ATP-dependent helicase, translating to MDYLESLNPEQRLAVEHTDGPVMIIAGAGSGKTRVLTYRIAHLIYAKGVDAFNILSLTFTNKAAAEMRHRIESLAGLEARNTWMGTFHSVFAKILRVEAPKIGYPSNFTIYDSDDSKSLIRTIVKEMRLDDKVYKANAVLSRISGAKNRLISWKVYQDDPFVKADDEAAMKPKMGEIYQRYQDRLFKAGAMDFDDLLFNTNILFRDHADVLNKYQQRFRYVMVDEFQDTNLSQYLITKKLAAVHQNICVVGDDAQSIYAFRGADIQNILNFEKDYPDLFVVKLEQNYRSTKTIVEAANSIIDKNKAQLKKNVWTSNGDGDLIELVKASTDSEEGRIVASTIFEERNTKQLNNSDFAILYRTNSQSRAIEEALRKLNLTYKIVGGLSFYQRKEIKDLMAYMRFTVNPVDEEAFKRIVNYPKRGIGDTSVDKILVAAFDHDIPLWEVVQNAHSFIGGRAASQLDDFATMIKAFKIEVERKDAFEAASSIAKQSGLLRELYEDKTIEGLNRYENVQELLNAIKEYVDNEENEDKSLGSFLQEIALLTDNDRDKDMTDAITLMTIHSSKGLEFKQVFVVGMEEDLFPSQMMMQSREDLEEERRLFYVAATRAMDKLYFTYALTRYRYGRLLNCEPSRFLEEVSPDCIKVNKRVASKEMSGAFRKEGLPGTSESSGYIGIKKKPETRMPTAMKLHTPSPDFKPSNTNNLQAEQLVEHPKFGFGKVQKIETEGINRKATIQFEHFGEKTLLLSFAKLRIID from the coding sequence ATGGATTATCTCGAAAGTTTAAACCCGGAGCAGCGATTGGCTGTAGAACACACAGATGGCCCCGTCATGATCATCGCAGGAGCGGGATCAGGCAAAACCCGTGTACTCACCTACCGCATCGCCCATTTGATATATGCCAAAGGCGTAGATGCCTTTAATATTTTATCGCTGACCTTTACCAACAAAGCGGCGGCAGAAATGCGCCACAGGATTGAATCTCTGGCAGGCTTGGAAGCCAGAAACACCTGGATGGGTACTTTTCACTCCGTGTTTGCAAAAATCCTAAGAGTGGAAGCTCCCAAAATTGGATACCCCTCCAATTTCACCATATATGATTCCGATGATTCCAAGTCGCTTATCCGTACAATCGTAAAAGAAATGCGTCTGGACGACAAGGTCTATAAAGCCAACGCTGTGCTTTCCAGAATTTCCGGAGCCAAAAACCGGCTAATTTCCTGGAAAGTGTATCAGGACGATCCATTTGTGAAAGCCGATGATGAAGCTGCCATGAAGCCCAAAATGGGTGAAATCTACCAGCGCTATCAAGACAGGCTTTTCAAAGCCGGTGCCATGGACTTTGATGATTTGCTTTTCAATACCAACATCCTATTCCGAGACCATGCCGACGTGCTAAACAAATACCAACAACGCTTCCGGTATGTGATGGTGGATGAGTTTCAGGATACAAACCTCTCCCAATACCTGATCACCAAAAAGCTGGCCGCCGTTCATCAAAACATCTGCGTGGTTGGTGACGATGCACAAAGTATTTATGCTTTCCGGGGTGCGGATATCCAAAACATTCTGAATTTCGAAAAGGATTATCCGGATTTATTTGTCGTGAAACTGGAGCAAAATTACCGCTCTACCAAAACGATAGTAGAAGCTGCCAATTCTATTATTGATAAAAACAAAGCGCAGCTCAAAAAAAACGTCTGGACTTCAAACGGAGATGGTGACCTGATCGAATTGGTCAAAGCAAGTACTGATAGTGAAGAAGGAAGAATCGTAGCCTCTACTATTTTCGAAGAAAGAAACACCAAACAGCTCAACAACAGTGATTTTGCCATTCTCTACAGAACTAACTCCCAGTCAAGAGCGATAGAAGAGGCACTTCGCAAATTGAATTTGACCTACAAGATCGTCGGTGGACTTTCGTTCTATCAAAGGAAAGAAATCAAGGATCTGATGGCTTATATGCGCTTCACTGTGAACCCCGTGGATGAAGAGGCCTTCAAGCGAATAGTGAACTATCCCAAGCGTGGAATTGGAGACACCTCGGTAGACAAAATTCTGGTAGCGGCATTTGACCATGATATACCGCTCTGGGAGGTGGTGCAAAATGCGCACAGCTTCATTGGAGGCAGAGCAGCGAGTCAATTAGATGACTTTGCCACGATGATCAAAGCATTTAAGATCGAGGTGGAGCGTAAGGATGCGTTCGAAGCAGCCAGCAGTATTGCCAAGCAAAGTGGACTTCTACGTGAACTCTATGAAGATAAAACCATAGAAGGATTAAACAGGTATGAAAACGTCCAGGAATTGCTTAATGCAATCAAAGAATATGTGGATAACGAAGAGAATGAGGACAAAAGCTTAGGCTCTTTTCTTCAGGAAATCGCTCTGCTCACCGATAATGACAGGGATAAGGACATGACGGATGCCATCACGCTGATGACTATTCACTCCTCAAAAGGCCTGGAGTTTAAACAGGTCTTTGTGGTAGGTATGGAAGAGGATTTGTTTCCCTCTCAGATGATGATGCAGAGCCGGGAGGATTTGGAAGAGGAAAGACGGTTGTTTTACGTCGCCGCTACCAGGGCTATGGATAAATTATATTTTACCTATGCACTCACTCGATATCGCTATGGCCGGTTGCTGAATTGTGAGCCAAGCAGATTCTTGGAAGAAGTCTCTCCGGACTGCATCAAGGTAAACAAACGAGTCGCATCAAAAGAAATGTCAGGTGCCTTCCGGAAAGAAGGACTGCCTGGGACATCTGAGTCTTCGGGATATATCGGCATCAAGAAGAAACCGGAAACGCGGATGCCCACTGCGATGAAACTGCACACCCCGAGTCCTGATTTCAAACCTTCGAATACAAACAATCTGCAAGCGGAGCAACTGGTAGAGCATCCCAAGTTCGGCTTCGGAAAAGTACAAAAGATTGAAACAGAAGGAATTAACCGAAAAGCAACGATTCAATTCGAGCATTTTGGTGAGAAAACATTATTACTTAGCTTTGCGAAGCTCAGAATTATAGACTAA
- a CDS encoding DUF4290 domain-containing protein, whose translation MEHFEPDKQKLILKEYGKNIQRLVDHITAIEDRDKRTQSAYTVIEIIKQLNPTIKQENDQKLWDDLYIMSDFKLDVDAPFPMPEKELLGKKPLPIGYPKGEVRFKHYGRNIEKLIEGAIKLEDDEEQEAAIIFIGQLMRSFHSTWNRENFDDAIILDDIKTLSKGKLHIDLEKVKENGLFESNTHRDFKPPLQEERTNSKNKRSNHNAKRRPNNGHNKKRRN comes from the coding sequence ATGGAGCACTTTGAACCAGACAAACAAAAACTCATTTTGAAAGAATACGGCAAAAACATTCAACGCCTCGTTGATCATATCACGGCGATTGAGGATCGTGATAAGCGTACCCAAAGCGCATATACTGTAATTGAAATCATCAAGCAGTTAAATCCCACCATCAAACAGGAGAATGACCAAAAGCTTTGGGACGACTTGTACATCATGTCTGATTTCAAGCTGGATGTGGACGCTCCTTTCCCTATGCCGGAGAAGGAATTGCTAGGCAAAAAGCCTCTTCCTATCGGCTATCCAAAAGGTGAAGTCAGATTCAAGCACTACGGTCGAAACATAGAGAAACTAATCGAAGGTGCTATCAAATTGGAAGATGATGAAGAGCAGGAAGCCGCGATTATTTTCATTGGTCAGCTGATGCGAAGCTTCCACTCTACCTGGAACAGGGAAAATTTTGATGATGCCATAATTCTGGACGACATCAAGACGTTATCCAAAGGCAAATTGCACATCGACTTGGAGAAAGTAAAAGAAAATGGCTTGTTTGAATCCAATACACACCGTGATTTCAAACCGCCTCTTCAAGAAGAACGCACCAACAGCAAAAACAAAAGGTCAAATCACAACGCAAAGCGTCGCCCAAATAACGGTCACAATAAAAAACGTAGAAATTAA